Genomic segment of Arachis hypogaea cultivar Tifrunner chromosome 16, arahy.Tifrunner.gnm2.J5K5, whole genome shotgun sequence:
catgtaatatatatatatattgatttttttattcttcatgTATTGGTATCACTTTTTCATTTGCAATAcgaatgcaatttatattacGCACTTCACTTTTCATTGCATGATTATGATATGTATTTAATAtgtcttttttttcttaatttgccGAATTTAGAAATGATATTGAGTACGTATGTGCTTATTCAAGTTTTTTAGTAGTTAACAATTTACATTTTTAATCTTTCATTAAtgaattagtttttttattataacTATAAACTTCTCATTTTACAAACCAATTATTTaaggagttttttttttaatcttttaacgAGTCATTTATATATTACTTCATGCACACGAGTTCAttcgataataatttttttaaattttgttttgtatttttttattttttaaaatatttattcaaatattgctaaaaaaaattatatttaatagataagtcattttttaaatatgaattttttttataacttacaaaaaatataatatttataaatttttttatatttttaaatcatttaaatattatttttaatatatttattcaaatattgctacaaaaatttatatttatagataagtcattttttaaatataattttttttatattcaaatattACTGATTATAGTACaatgtataaatttaaaaaatatttttttattattaaaatttaataattttatgaatgattatattttttaaaaagtaaaaaaaaatagagctttgattttttttttacattttttaaattatttatttaaatattatcaaaaaatttatatttaatagataactcatttgttaaatataaattttttttattatttaaaaaatataatatttatgaattgtttttgttatatttttaaattatttaaaaactgttttgttaataatatttttaaaaatatattttaaagtaaaattattaacatcatattatattttttttaattcaattaatattttttatatgatatgatattattttttttaataatttattttggtaTAAGAATAAaagctaaatttttttttttatttgaattctagGATCAATCTGATCAAGTAGCTGGTTCATCTGATTCCTCTTATCGGACGGCTATCCCATATCAGCAACCggtatgttaaaattttttagaatgtTAGAACGGATGAGTTTAATGTCTTGCTTTCATAATGTTCGGTACCTTCCTTTTCTCTCTTTCAGGTGTTCatagaaaaaataatacaaaatattttgtttagtaCTGTTTTTGGTAATAATGCGGGCCAGAAGCCCAGGATATAGGGCTGAGTAAACTAACTTGGGCTCTGGAGGTTACAGGGTCAGCCTGTATCTCAACCCGTTAAGTATCATAGGAATTTGTATAAACAatcatttttcatattttcatgACCATAAAAACAATAAACTTCATCATTTATATTGCGTGTATGTTAATTAGAagcattacttttattttatttattcggaTGCTTATCCAAGAAATACAAAACAAGGATCTTGGTGGGAAGTTTGAACACTGGAATCCTCTTATTTAGTTCTGATTTAGTTCCTGATTTGTTGATTCTTCTAACTACAGTCGCAAAATACACATAGGACTTTTAGAACTTAGACCACCCTGCAaacttttttcatattaaatatgcaagtgagttttttttttcttctaaaacaTACATATAGGAGGAGtactttaacaataaaaaatctgTTGTTAATACCTCTTCGGTTGAAATCTGCCTCATGAGATAACTATTATGAAGTGTATTTAATTAATCTAAGTTCAAAATATAAAAGTGATTTGATTTATATAAGTTagtcaaattatatattatatctttatattatttttttaggaaACAATAAGAAAAATGAACAACCTATTCTGCATCTGATAACATTCTTTGACAAGAAACGCTTAAATTCATCATTCAACTATCCAAATGGatagaaaaatttaataattaacaatAGTAGTAGTACTAATAAGTAATAAtgacaacaataacaaaaaataaataaagtatcaattgaaaaatattacaaataatTGCCATAAAAAATTTATACTCATTTATCACATTCAACTTACATCCAAGCTAAGAGTAACACATAACCTTACTACTGTTATGAGCCCCCtcagctatatatatatagattcaGCATAATGCTATTCTTGCCCCCACTGAGTACTGAATAATTTTTAGTGTTATACCTTATTTGCTCCCACTACTTAATTAATTTTGACCCCACCCCTCCAAATCCCTAACCCTTTTCTTTCTCCCCCTTTTCCAATTTTCTTCCCCTGCTCCAGCCTCTGCCCTCCAGAGCTACTGCCGCCAGTGCCACTACTCCGCGTCTCCGCCGGTGTCACTGGCTCACTGCCGCTGATGGTGTTGTGCCACTGTCCCCCGTTCAGCGTTTCTTTCGCATGGCTCCGTGACTGTATATAAATCTCCTTGCATTGCCTTCTTCATCTGCATGGCTCAGCTTCTGAATCTGCCTTCTTCTTCCGCGTCACTGGTTGTGTGCCTGAGTGGTTCTGCCGTGCCTTCGGTATCTGGTTCTACCTTCTTCTTCAGCGTTTCACCGCCTCACTGGTTATCTGGTACTCGCTCTGGTCCTGCTTTCTTCTTCTGCGTTCCTCTTTTGCGTTCCTCTTCAGGAACTTCAGCTCTTCTAGTTCTGTCTTCTTCTTCTGCGATCCGTCCCTCGGTCCCTGCTCTTCAGTCTTCAGCCTTTCGCCTTCGTCTTGCAATCCTGCTGCGCTGGGTTTGGGCGCCGCACCGCTGATGTGTTCTGCCTCCTCCCCTCTTAGATTTAGCAGTTCAGCCCAGTGAAGCAATTGAATAAAGCAATACTAAAATTTTGAAATACTGAAAGCCTACCTCCTTGGACTCTTGTCTCTTGGTACATTCATTTATGATTTACTGAAAGCCTGAAATACTGAAATACTGAATGTCTGAATCACTGATCTGCCTGCTTCATTGCTTATTTGTTTCATTGTTTAATAATtgctttagttagtttgttaattTGGTTTTATTAATCTGtttgttaattattttgtatattaacttattttaaattagtaatttaggatattattattggttgtggttgaaaattaatttaaatgagaTATGCTTgtcatttttgtatttattattttatactgCACTTTTAAATTTGTGTAGAATTGTAAATTATTTgtcttaattaattaacttagttttataattttaccCTATtagtaatgaaaaaatattttaagttaattttaatttgttattgctTTCCTGTATTTTAAGTTAATTAGTTTGGTTATATTTATTTGGAAGTACCAAAAATATGAATAAGaactaaaattattatattttttgtttcatttgATTTCAGCATCGAGTAGTtgatttatcttatttatttccCTTATCTTATTTATTTCCCGAGATAAATCGCTTTCCCCAGACCAATATCTCAACTTCTCTAGAGGTGTGTTAATCTTttgtaatatattataatttcataaatattatagtatagataaatataaatttaCCAAATGATAAGAAATGATATCATGTTCTGTTAACACTTTAAGAATGTTAGACCTAATTAATTTAGAATTTGATTCACCGATTTTTTAATCGAACTGGTCGATCCGGtataattttaataactatgtTCTAAGGAATATtaggttttttccctttttaaaTACTAAGGAATATTaggtttttattttcaattttagttttactttgtttttgcttttctaAGTCATGTTCTTTGAAAATTCTAAtgttttcaattttatccttaacgtttttaatttgtgtcaaaattaccTAGATGTTATCTTGACGTAAActgttaaggataaaattaaaaatttttaatgatagTTTTGACACAAATCGAAAATATTAGAGGCAAAATTGAATGAATCAAAAATGCTAgatataaaattgaataaaattttaggttttgagtattttttttaaaagattgtaaatattagagacaaaaaatatattttatccttaaAAATTAATGGttcaaaataaaagattaataaacacatagttaaaatattttttagatataatTAAGATATGACTCTTTTTAACATTACTAATTAcatatttctaatttatttgttataaaaaattattatttaattactaattatTGTTAACTCTATTTGATTTCAGGGACATGATACCAGTGACCCACGCTTATCTCCTAACCCTCCTTCTACCCCTCCTTCTACTAGGgtaaaaaagaaattaactaCTTTGTTACCTTTACTaggtcttttattttgttttttgtttggggTTTTAGTTTACATGATCGGGAAGTTTCATGATAATTCTAATAAGGGTAattctataaaaaattattatttaattactaattatTGTTTACTCTATTTAATTTCAGGAAGATGATAACAGTGACCCACCCTTATCTCCTAAAAAGAAATGTACTGTGTTACCTTTGGTATggcttttaatttgtttttcgttTGGGGGTTTAGTTTACAAGTTCGGGAAGTTTAGGGATAAATCTAATAAGTGTAATTGTATAAAGAAGTTTGTGGTAATTGTGGATGCCGTCTATTTCATAGTAGTTACTCTAAGCACAATAGGTTACGGGGATATTACCCCTATTTCTGAAGCTGGTAAAGTTCTTACTATGATTTTAGCTCTTTTCTGTCCTGTGGTTTCCGCTATTCTTGAAGGCTACCTGAAATGCCTTCTTAGAAAATTAGAAAAGTGCTTAGTTAAAAAATTAGAAGGAGGCATGTTAGATTGTTTGGTAGTTAACCATAAAATAGtttattgtttaaaatttttcttagcACTTCTTGCTGGCCCGTTTGTCTTTGGCATCGGAGCATTCATAGTTCATCGTTCAGAGGGAATGAGTTGGTTAGATAGTTTTTACTTTTCTGTGATTTCCATAACAACAGTTGGTTATGGGGATTACTCTTTTAGAACAACAATAGGAAAGTGTGTTACATGtatttggtttttatttagttctgTCATTTATAGTTTTGCAATTTCATTTCTGATAAGTTGTATTCTTATGCCAATTACTCCTCAAAACGAATGAATTGTATTTTGTGAATAGTAAGATGACCATGAATGAACAGTTTTCTTTTCTatgtcttttttcttctttcttcctagtatatttattctaattataaaaaattggtaaaattataaaatgagatattaattattgttttatttataatttttatcactTTATTATCATTTAAATGCCGGCTCCCCTTTACTTGTCCCTCTTTTGGAGGAAAAACTATACCAATACTAGGAGAACCTAGTAATCTAATTGGGACAATGgttgttaatatgtaaataaagGGGAGATTAGGTTGGCCTGAATCATCATGTGTTATGCCACAGTTGCAGGGATAAGCTCAATCTTTCTTAAATCAATCAAAGCATGATATGCACAGTAGATTATTTATTATTAGTCATTAGAAATATTGCTAATAATATTTGACAAGATGCTCCTAATTTCAAATCACTGATGAAGCCTACTACTATGATCAGAACACCAGTTTTATAGTAAGAAGAGCAGATCCAGCAATTGAGGTTTCTCCTACTACCAAACACAACCACAATTCTCtttttaaattacttaaatacATAGCAATAGgtgaggaaagaaagaaaaatcttgAAACATTTGGAACCTTCAATCTCACGGAAAGTTAAGTTGATTAACAATCATGAAAGCTCCAAGGCAGTACATGAAAACCCTGAAAGGCTACTACATGAAAACCCTGAAGGCTGGCATCATACcaaactaaaaaagaaaataaaaataagctaaACAAAAGTAcccaaagaccaaaattgaatCTTTTTTTAATCACCTACTGAATACTGTCCatgggttttccttttcttgtttcggTTTTGATTACGATTCATTTGCCTCCGCTCAACCTCAATGATTCATCAAAGAGAACCCAATCAACAATCTTCGTAGTTCATCTCTCCATGGCCCCAACAAAGCTGATTCAAATATCCTAAAGGAGATGGGGAGTTAGACACTTGATAGTAGGAATCAACAAAAGACATAAGTAGAAAAATCTATCATGAATCCcacattcaatttgttaaaaacTACCGTCAGTTACCTTTCAAGTTAACGAATGGAAGATCAAAGTAGGCTGAGACAAATGTGATGGGCACTAAATTGAAAAACtattaatatttgattaactGAAGCTCACTAACATGGTTCGGCTTTTTGAAAGCCCATGGAGGTTGACCATAGCACCCTCATCTTATTCAAGCACACCTTACAAAGGGAGATATAAGGATTGGCAAATGGCAACAGAGATTTTTGTTGTTTGTTGATGTGGTAGGTGGAGATTTTGGTAGGGATTTTAGTCCACCCCTGAAAACTGTAGGTAGATATATTGATTAGGTTGTTAACCATAATTAATAACCCCGTTGTTGGGCCCAAATTCCTCATGGGCGATAAATATTACAAGTTAAATATATGAATCCTAACTCTGTTACTGAAATTGCTATCTATCTATGATGTTACAAAATTTCTAATCTCTCTctgacctatatatatatatatgaatccaAACTTCATAAATGACCAAGGATGAGATAAAAAAGATACCACGaaatataaaaatttgattttttaaatataaaaatataagataaattttatttttattatcaatatcTTTACTagcattttgaatatttttaaacAAGGATAATAATTTATCCATAAACAAAAAACCAATTGCAACAAATCAATACATATTTCTTaacaactttttttattattttacacccATCTACGCGCATATTCCCTATTCTTTAGCTTCAGTAACCCTCAATTTTCTTTGTTAGCTTACATTCCTTTATCCAAATTACAACTACCCATTGCACCACGTCTTGGCATAACTGGTACTTCCTTGAAAATCCAAGCAACTCTATTTAACCTGTTTTGGTGAGCCTCGGGttagtttatattatttttacttgttatagtatttaattttagtttaggtttgtttatattttttacttgttatgatatttaatttaatttaatatattttgaatttaattaaaagattaattttatattagacttgatatatatatatatatatatatatatatatattatag
This window contains:
- the LOC112756608 gene encoding uncharacterized protein, whose product is MAQLLNLPSSSASLVVCLSGSAVPSVSGSTFFFSVSPPHWLSGTRSGPAFFFCVPLLRSSSGTSALLVLSSSSAIRPSVPALQSSAFRLRLAILLRWHRVVDLSYLFPLSYLFPEINRFPQTNISTSLEGHDTSDPRLSPNPPSTPPSTREDDNSDPPLSPKKKCTVLPLVWLLICFSFGGLVYKFGKFRDKSNKCNCIKKFVVIVDAVYFIVVTLSTIGYGDITPISEAGKVLTMILALFCPVVSAILEGYLKCLLRKLEKCLVKKLEGGMLDCLVVNHKIVYCLKFFLALLAGPFVFGIGAFIVHRSEGMSWLDSFYFSVISITTVGYGDYSFRTTIGKCVTCIWFLFSSVIYSFAISFLISCILMPITPQNE